The following coding sequences lie in one Capsicum annuum cultivar UCD-10X-F1 chromosome 5, UCD10Xv1.1, whole genome shotgun sequence genomic window:
- the LOC107872276 gene encoding LRR receptor-like serine/threonine-protein kinase EFR: protein MERHIILLILLFLVQYCTVSISAAPSNETDQEALLAFQSLITSPNHFLANNWTKNTSFCSWFGVTCSSKRPRVVALALPNLQLQGTISPSLANLSFLRELNLENIFFHGDIPYGLGHLPHLRVIDVQNNQLKGNIPTSLFQHWRVQVISLAFNKLSGEMWQGPWYVPELRILNLRNNSLKGIIPPSIGNATKLLNFSLFGNRGNIPKEIGNLSQLAFLNLAVNQLTGFIPSSLFNVSSLLAIALGLNNLSGPLVLDEGNIVSNLESLSISRNQISGHIPSNICQLTELKILSISFNDITGEIPKNIDCLSKLKEFSIGYNPTDGTIPSSLGNISTLQYVYCVSNRLEGPIPPELGKLSNLIQLDFEENYIKGQIPKAIFNISSLKLIALTLNKLSGRIPTSTGLHLPNLEELHLTGNALEGEIPAHITNVTKLKYLGLADNFFSGSIPTNWGNLRDLRLLFLHINQLTSEHELPFFHSLADCRMLEYLDVGNNPLNSILPNSVGNLSSTIKFFEISDAHINGLIPPGIGNVSGLTTLVFQRNNLMGNIPPAIGPIPLSFASLISLEILDLSVNALSGTIPRSLEELLYLKAINVSFNDLEGEIPNGGVFANSTLQSFLGNKDLCGMHKLEVPSCPITNSGEQSKSKELVLKIVIPVLTSSSLIFFLVSIWIMKQKKKGKSKNVEKFWEIKTHQLISYHEIQRATNYFDGSNLLVHCDLKPANILLDEDMVAHVGDFGISKILAVSKSMAHTETLGTLGYMAPEYGSEAIVSTSGDVYSCGIMLMEVLTKRRPTDEEICNENLDLRKWITQSFPGSMMDVVDDNFFPEEEQITSKSEICIDSVIQLALECTKETPESRINMKDVVTSLNKIKITYLGTRI, encoded by the exons ATGGAGAGGCACATTATCTTATTGATTCTTCTATTTCTTGTTCAATATTGTACTGTTTCTATATCAGCGGCACCCTCTAATGAGACCGATCAAGAAGCTCTACTAGCTTTCCAAAGTCTTATTACAAGTCCTAATCATTTTTTGGCAAATAATTGGACCAAGAATACTTCTTTTTGCTCTTGGTTCGGTGTCACTTGCAGTTCAAAGAGGCCAAGGGTTGTAGCCTTGGCTCTTCCTAATTTGCAACTTCAAGGCACAATTTCGCCGTCTTTGGCCAATTTGTCCTTTCTCAGAGAGCTCAATCTCGAGAACATTTTCTTTCATGGGGATATCCCTTATGGCCTTGGCCACTTGCCTCACCTGAGAgtcattgatgttcagaacaatcaGCTCAAAGGAAATATTCCGACAAGTCTATTTCAACACTGGAGAGTTCAAGTAATTTCATTAGCTTTCAATAAACTCAGTGGTGAAATGTGGCAAGGGCCATGGTATGTACCCGAACTCAGAATCTTAAATCTGAGGAACAATAGCCTCAAGGGTATAATCCCTCCATCTATTGGAAATGCCACAAAGTTACTGAACTTTAGTTTGTTTGGGAACAGAGGCAACATCCCAAAGGAAATTGGAAATCTGAGCCAGCTTGCATTTTTGAACTTGGCCGTTAATCAGTTAACAGGTTTCATTCCTTCATCACTATTCAATGTCTCATCACTACTTGCCATAGCTCTGGGACTGAATAACCTCTCTGGTCCTCTCGTTCTTGATGAAGGAAACATTGTGTCAAATCTAGAGTCTTTAAGTATATCTAGAAACCAAATTTCTGGTCACATTCCTTCCAACATCTGTCAACTCACAGAGCTCAAAATATTATCCATATCTTTTAACGACATAACTGGAGAAATACCCAAAAATATTGATTGTTTATCCAAGCTCAAGGAGTTTTCTATTGGTTATAATCCAACAGATGGGACTATTCCCTCTTCACTGGGCAATATTTCCACTCTGCAATATGTTTACTGTGTAAGCAATCGCCTGGAGGGGCCAATTCCTCCAGAATTGGGGAAGCTATCAAATTTGATACAATtagattttgaagaaaattatatCAAAGGTCAGATTCCAAAGGCTATTTTTAATATATCTTCTTTGAAACTCATTGCGTTAACTTTGAACAAACTCTCGGGGAGAATTCCAACCTCTACTGGTCTTCATCTTCCTAACCTTGAAGAACTTCACTTGACTGGCAATGCGCTCGAAGGGGAAATTCCTGCACACATTACAAATGTTACCAAGCTTAAATATTTGGGGCTAGCGGACAACTTTTTCAGTGGCAGTATTCCAACTAACTGGGGAAATCTTCGTGATCTGAGACTTCTTTTCCTACATATTAATCAACTTACTAGTGAACATGAGTTGCCGTTCTTCCATTCTTTGGCAGACTGTAGGATGTTGGAATATCTAGATGTGGGTAACAATCCGTTGAATAGCATTCTGCCCAATTCTGTTGGCAATCTTTCATCTACCATTAAATTCTTTGAAATAAGCGATGCTCACATCAATGGCCTCATCCCCCCAGGTATAGGCAACGTGAGTGGTCTTACTACCTTAGTCTTTCAACGTAACAACTTGATGGGAAATATTCCTCCTGCGATTG GCCCAATTCCCTTATCGTTTGCCAGCTTAATAAGCTTGGAAATCTTGGATTTGTCTGTAAATGCCTTGTCAGGTACTATTCCTAGGTCACTGGAAGAACTCTTGTACCTTAAAGCCATCAAtgtttcatttaacgatttagaAGGTGAAATACCCAATGGTGGCGTGTTTGCAAATTCCACTCTGCAATCATTTCTTGGGAACAAAGATCTATGTGGAATGCACAAATTAGAGGTTCCTTCTTGCCCTATCACTAATTCTGGGGAACAATCAAAGTCTAAGGAGCTTGTGTTAAAAATTGTTATTCCCGTGCTTACTTCATCCTCTCTGATATTCTTTTTGGTTTCAATTTGGATaatgaaacaaaagaagaaaggaaaGTCTAAAAATGTCGAAAAGTTTTGGGAGATCAAGACTCATCAATTGATTTCTTATCATGAGATTCAACGAGCAACAAattattttgatggatcaaattTACTTG TTCATTGCGACCTAAAGCCGGCAAACATTCTTTTGGATGAAGATATGGTGGCACATGTTGGTGATTTTGGAATCTCTAAGATTTTAGCCGTAAGCAAGTCCATGGCACATACCGAGACACTGGGCACTCTTGGATACATGGCACCAG AATATGGCTCAGAGGCAATAGTGTCCACTAGTGGTGATGTTTATAGTTGTGGCATCATGTTGATGGAGGTTTTGACCAAAAGAAGGCCAACAGATGAAGAGATATGCAATGAAAATCTTGACTTGAGGAAATGGATAACACAATCATTTCCAGGGTCTATGATGGACGTTGTAGATGACAATTTTTTTCCGGAGGAAGAACAAATCACTTCTAAAAGTGAAATCTGCATAGACTCAGTGATACAATTGGCTTTAGAATGCACAAAGGAAACACCAGAATCAAGAATAAACATGAAAGATGTAGTCACGAGCCTTAACAAAATCAAGATCACATATCTCGGAACCAGAATTTAG